A window of Macadamia integrifolia cultivar HAES 741 unplaced genomic scaffold, SCU_Mint_v3 scaffold1563, whole genome shotgun sequence contains these coding sequences:
- the LOC122064215 gene encoding wax ester synthase/diacylglycerol acyltransferase 11-like → MASIVSKKQQKQALLKVEVEEEEEEINRFPPLSPLSQYINSSALSIPIIGVYELEVPISRSQTFDFLRDVFIPIHSRFSSIVIRDKKGIQRWKRVEVVIDDHIFIPTFPTGLSTLDYDDILEEYLSKIILEPQPDTRPLWEVHVFMYPTSNAKGTLIFKINHAIGDGYSLMAALFSIHKRADDPTLPLTFPDVAPRMPKDISKWKKIKGLMSLCLNTFTDSAWSVLQGTIMEDGKTAIRSAKPGVEFEPISVQTVVFSLDELRKIQSKVGGTVNEVITGVISYAIQLYMNKIGNVSNGERMTAIVVMNARMLKGFQTVGDMLKANIWGNHFSFLHVMLPSKCKDLKNMDPMDFVVQAKDEMRRRRNSMALYLTKRILGIFRKIRGPDAAARHVYSIWNNTSVTMSSLVGPTQKMVIADHPINSFYFTLAGVPQSLVFTIVSYMGKLRVVVRTEKAFINCRLFVSCMNEAYENIREAASGMDTMKKSN, encoded by the exons ATGGCGTCTATAGTATCTAAGAAGCAGCAGAAGCAAGCTCTACTCAAAGTagaagtggaagaagaagaagaagagatcaatagaTTTCCACCTCTTAGCCCACTTTCTCAATATATCAATAGTTCTGCTCTTTCCATTCCCATCATAGGAGTTTATGAGTTAGAGGTTCCCATCTCTAGGTCTCAAACCTTTGATTTCCTTAGAGATGTCTTCATTCCCATCCACTCTCGTTTCTCATCTATTGTCATCAGAGACAAGAAGGGCATCCAACGGTGGAAGAGGGTCGAAGTTGTGATCGACGATCACATCTTCATCCCTACCTTCCCTACCGGATTATCAACTCTAGACTATGATGATATCTTGGAGGAGTACTTGTCTAAGATAATTCTAGAACCTCAACCAGACACTAGGCCTCTATGGGAGGTACATGTCTTCATGTACCCCACAAGTAACGCTAAGGGGACTCTTATCTTCAAGATCAATCACGCCATTGGAGACGGTTATTCACTCATGGCTGCTCTCTTTTCTATTCACAAGAGGGCTGATGATCCTACTCTTCCTCTTACTTTCCCTGATGTTGCCCCAAGAATGCCCAAAGATATTAGCAAGTGGAAGAAAATTAAAGGCCTTATGTCTCTATGTCTCAACACTTTCACCGATTCAGCTTGGAGTGTGTTGCAGGGCACGATCATGGAGGACGGAAAAACCGCAATCCGGTCGGCAAAACCTGGAGTTGAATTTGAGCCCATTTCAGTTCAAACTGTTGTCTTCTCCCTCGATGAACTTCGTAAAATCCAGTCCAAGGTTGGAGGA ACAGTGAATGAAGTGATCACAGGGGTGATATCATACGCAATCCAACTGTACATGAACAAGATTGGGAACGTCAGTAATGGTGAGAGGATGACTGCAATAGTTGTGATGAACGCTAGAATGTTGAAAGGGTTTCAAACAGTTGGAGATATGTTAAAAGCTAACATATGGGGGAACCATTTTAGCTTCTTGCATGTAATGCTTCCCTCTAAGTGCAAGGATCTTAAGAATATGGATCCCATGGACTTTGTGGTCCAAGCCAAGGATgagatgaggaggaggaggaattcCATGGCTCTTTATCTCACCAAAAGAATATTGGGAATTTTCAGGAAAATCAGAGGACCTGAT GCGGCTGCAAGGCATGTCTATTCAATCTGGAATAACACAAGCGTCACCATGTCAAGTTTGGTTGGACCAACACAGAAAATGGTGATAGCAGACCATCCCATCAACAGTTTCTATTTCACTCTGGCTGGTGTTCCTCAG AGCTTAGTATTTACCATTGTGAGTTATATGGGAAAGCTAAGGGTGGTGGTGAGGACGGAGAAGGCGTTCATCAACTGTCGATTGTTCGTTTCGTGTATGAATGAAGCCTACGAAAACATTCGTGAAGCAGCTAGTGGAATGGATACTATGAAGAAATCAAACTAA
- the LOC122064216 gene encoding heavy metal-associated isoprenylated plant protein 27-like yields MDCEGCERKVEKAVRGMSGVTQVDIDPKHHKLTVVGYVNPKKVLRHVQHRTGKKAEFWPYIPYEEVAHPYAPGTYDKRAPSGYVRNTMDDPRSSKLARASTMEEKYSNTFSDENPNACSVM; encoded by the coding sequence ATGGACTGTGAAGGATGTGAGAGGAAAGTGGAGAAGGCAGTGAGAGGTATGAGTGGAGTGACACAGGTGGATATAGATCCGAAGCACCACAAGCTGACGGTGGTTGGGTACGTGAATCCAAAGAAGGTTTTGAGACATGTACAGCACAGGACTGGGAAGAAGGCCGAGTTCTGGCCTTACATCCCTTACGAAGAAGTGGCTCACCCTTACGCTCCAGGTACTTATGATAAAAGGGCACCATCTGGGTATGTGAGGAACACCATGGACGACCCCAGGAGCTCCAAGCTAGCTCGGGCTAGTACCATGGAGGAGAAGTACTCCAACACCTTCAGCGATGAGAACCCTAACGCCTGTTCCGTCATGTAA
- the LOC122064218 gene encoding wax ester synthase/diacylglycerol acyltransferase 4-like, whose protein sequence is MDHEDLSRSLPPLSPLSQYINSSTLSVPIIMVIELDSPIEKSKMIEFLRDVFVPINDRFSSIIVTDKKGVQRWKKVEITIEDHIFFPTFPSSGQTLEDYDALLDTYVSKVAMETTSEGGRRPPWEVHAFTYPTSNAKGTIVFKLSHAIGDGYSLMSALFNIYKRADDPSLPVTMPSVVPRPIGGGGSSRWSRIRSFVSMCVNTVTDSALSLLQATLLEDDKTVIRSGKVGVEFEPISISSVTFTLDQIRQVQDKVGGTTVNEVMTGVISYAIQLYIQRTGKVSNGATRMTALVVVNARMLRGFKTIADMLKAHIWGNHFSLLHVALPSTSSDQDLNNVDPLEFIIKAKDELRRKRNSMALYFTSRIWNIISSLKGPEVAAGYVHAIFKNTSISISSLIGPSQKIVIADHPINSFYYTVAGIPQSLIFTIVSYMGKLKVVVRTEREFIDAQVFVSCLKDALEKISDAADDHGKDGKVEFH, encoded by the exons ATGGATCATGAAGATCTCTCCAGATCACTTCCTCCTCTCAGCCCTCTTTCCCAATACATCAATAGCTCAACTCTCTCAGTTCCCATAATAATGGTGATCGAGTTGGATTCCCCAATAGAAAAGTCTAAGATGATTGAGTTCCTCCGCGACGTCTTCGTCCCCATCAACGATCGGTTCTCCTCCATCATCGTCACCGACAAAAAGGGTGTGCAAAGGTGGAAGAAGGTGGAGATTACCATAGAAGACCACATCTTCTTCCCAACCTTCCCGTCTTCAGGTCAAACCTTGGAGGACTACGATGCTCTTCTGGACACCTACGTCTCAAAGGTGGCCATGGAGACAACCTCAGAGGGGGGTCGTCGCCCTCCATGGGAAGTCCATGCCTTCACTTACCCAACCAGTAATGCGAAGGGGACAATAGTATTTAAGCTTAGCCATGCCATTGGAGATGGTTACTCCCTCATGAGTGccctttttaatatttataagaGAGCTGATGATCCTTCTCTTCCAGTGACTATGCCTAGTGTTGTACCTAGACCCATAGGAGGAGGAGGGTCTTCAAGGTGGTCCAGAATAAGGAGCTTTGTTTCGATGTGTGTTAATACTGTTACAGATTCTGCTTTGAGCTTGTTGCAGGCTACCTTGTTGGAGGATGACAAGACTGTGATCCGATCGGGGAAGGTTGGGGTGGAGTTTGAGCCCATTTCCATCTCGTCTGTTACCTTTACTCTGGATCAAATACGCCAAGTCCAGGACAAGGTTGGAGGA ACGACTGTTAATGAAGTGATGACTGGGGTGATATCGTACGCCATCCAACTCTACATTCAGCGAACTGGGAAGGTCTCTAATGGTGCCACACGCATGACAGCGTTGGTGGTTGTGAATGCAAGGATGTTGAGAGGGTTTAAGACCATCGCAGATATGCTTAAAGCCCACATATGGGGGAATCACTTCAGCTTATTGCACGTAGCACTTCCATCCACATCTTCTGATCAGGATCTCAACAACGTTGATCCCTTGGAGTTCATCATCAAAGCCAAGGATGAACTCAGGCGAAAAAGGAATTCAATGGCCCTCTACTTCACTAGCAGGATATGGAACATCATTAGTAGCTTGAAAGGCCCAgag GTTGCAGCAGGGTACGTCCATGCCATCTTCAAGAACACAAGCATCTCAATATCTAGTTTGATTGGTCCTTCACAGAAAATTGTGATAGCAGATCATCCTATCAACAGTTTCTACTACACTGTCGCGGGCATTCCTCAG AGCCTCATATTCACTATTGTGAGTTATATGGGAAAGCTGAAGGTGGTGGTGAGAACAGAGAGGGAGTTTATTGATGCCCAAGTCTTTGTTTCATGCCTGAAAGATGCCTTGGAAAAGATTTCTGATGCTGCTGATGATCACGGAAAGGATGGAAAGGTTGAATTCCACTGA